TACTATACCTTCGGAAGCAATTACTATCTCGGTTATCAGGGAGTAAAAGAGGGAATGGATTACTTCACCACTTGCCGCATCGGAGGCGAGGGATGGGGAAAATACAATACCCATACCCGTGGCTCCTTCTCCTTTGCAGACGCCTACGATGGAGGAATGATCAATCATTTTCGTCCGAACTCTACGATGAACTTTGATGAAGCTTGCGATAAGGCAGGAATCCCAATCATCTCTCACGAAACAGGCCAGTTTCAGACCTATCCTGATTTCAATGAAATCAAGAAGTATAAAGGTGTGCTCTATCCTTATAACCTGGAAGTGTTCCGCAAGCGTCTCGCCGCTGCAGGTATGCTCTCGCAAGCGGATGATTTCCACAAGGCATCGGGCTTATGGAGCGTGAAACTCTATAAGGCCGATATAGAGATGGATTTGAGAACCAAGAATATGGCGGGCTTCCAACTGCTCGACATTCAGGATTATCCTGGACAGGGTAGTGCCTATGTGGGAATCCTCGATGCTTTTATGGATAGCAAGGGACTTGTCCGGGCTGATGAATGGTCTCAGTGGTGTTCGCCAGTGGTGCCTTTGTTGGTGACAGACAGATTCTGCTATGAGGAGAATGACACGATGAAGGCGAAGATTCAAATCGCCAATTATGGGGGAGAGTCTTTGAAGGGCAAGAAAGTGGAATGGAAGTTGGATTATGCCAAGGACGAACGTTATCCAAACGTGTCCAGTGTAGCCGAAACTCTTACTCATTTGAATCAGCCTTCTCCTTTGGCACAAGGCGAGATAACTATCCATACCGACGAGGAGGGATGGATGGATGTTGGCGAGATCGTTCATAAGATGAAAGTGAAAGCCAACGGAATTGACGATGGGGATGGTAAGTGCTTGGACGTGTATGTGGGTTCTCGCAAACTGACCCTCTCCTTGTATATATATGAAGGTGAACTTGATGCGACAAGATATTCCAATACTTACGACCTTTGGGTTTATACGACCCCAAAGAATATCGACTATCTGAAAAAGCAGGTCGTTATTGCCAAGGATTTGACTTCCGATGTCGTCAAGAAACTAGAAAAGGGAGCAAAGATACTTTGGTTTCCTACGACATCGAATCATTTCGTGGCTTCGGATGATACTCTTTCGCAAGCCAGCAATGCCACTCCTTATACGGTTGGCGGTCTCTTCCAAACCGACTATTGGAACTATCGTATGTTCAAGACCATTTGTGAGAACAACAAGAAAAAGGTTTCTCCTGGTACATTGGGTATCTTGACTCGTCCTGAGCATCCGCTCTTCCGAGATTTCCCTACGGAGATGCACACTAACTGGCAGTGGTTCCCGGTCATCAAGGAGTCGCATCCTTTGGTGCTCGACAACTTCCCGAAGGATTACAAGCCTATCGTTCAAGTCATCGACAACATCGAGCGCAACCATAAGTTGGGGCTTGTAATGGAGTGGAAAGTAGGCAAGGGCAAGTTGCTCGTTTGCATGAGCGATTTGGAGAAGGCTTCGAAATATCCAGAAGGCAAGGCTTTCTATCAGAGTGTACTGAA
This is a stretch of genomic DNA from Segatella hominis. It encodes these proteins:
- a CDS encoding beta-glycosidase, translated to MKKSILIACLGLVSLGLQAQSISLAGEWNVELGKSGSAFAKSKHASQGEVKRAFLPGTIDTNHLGFAPKDTMETTHLTRLYAYKGAARYSRTINIPKDWKKKSAELFLERTRPTWVYVDGELVDSCNFISTPQRYLLPKKVKPGKHFLEIVVDNGKGVPEQVYGSSHAYTEDTQTNWNGIIGRIELLLASSVESKSAETLTGAIPSSSVVSSTVLQMPDFAKDFHIEGAHFYANGHRIFLRGKHDAAVWPLTGHVEMSVEGWMKYLGICKEYGINHVRFHSWCPPEAAFVAADSLGIYLQPELPFWGSFDKKDEKLMTFLHQEGVNILREYGHHPSFRMMALGNELWGDIDKMKEFVDDFRKIAPDKYYTFGSNYYLGYQGVKEGMDYFTTCRIGGEGWGKYNTHTRGSFSFADAYDGGMINHFRPNSTMNFDEACDKAGIPIISHETGQFQTYPDFNEIKKYKGVLYPYNLEVFRKRLAAAGMLSQADDFHKASGLWSVKLYKADIEMDLRTKNMAGFQLLDIQDYPGQGSAYVGILDAFMDSKGLVRADEWSQWCSPVVPLLVTDRFCYEENDTMKAKIQIANYGGESLKGKKVEWKLDYAKDERYPNVSSVAETLTHLNQPSPLAQGEITIHTDEEGWMDVGEIVHKMKVKANGIDDGDGKCLDVYVGSRKLTLSLYIYEGELDATRYSNTYDLWVYTTPKNIDYLKKQVVIAKDLTSDVVKKLEKGAKILWFPTTSNHFVASDDTLSQASNATPYTVGGLFQTDYWNYRMFKTICENNKKKVSPGTLGILTRPEHPLFRDFPTEMHTNWQWFPVIKESHPLVLDNFPKDYKPIVQVIDNIERNHKLGLVMEWKVGKGKLLVCMSDLEKASKYPEGKAFYQSVLNYMRSADFNPSAEITVAELKKKLAEKPRQVLLKELNNISQY